cagattgaCTCGGTTTgcgatttggttcgattttcggtttgATTTTATACACCCCTAACTAGAATacaaatattgttggaattTTAAGAAAGAATATACAAATCAATATTGTATCCTTTCTAAATGAACATGAGTTTACATAAGCATATGAATACATATATGCTTCTTAAATAACTACAAATCCATTTGGTGTACCTATTGGAATgaacacaaataaataaagaaatggaAATGCCATTATACAAATCCAAACATGAAAACCATAATGAATACAAATTCACATATCATACATATTGAAATGAATACAATCAATTACTTAATGAGAATTTTAAATGATATGttccttttttgaaaatattctatctcatgattttctcctttttgttattaaacaaatgaattttttcaaatcaaacaaataaaaaataaataaattagaagaataacaaactaaaagattgacatttttaataaatattgaaaatattgatAAGAGGGCCctttaaatgctaaaatattgacattttgaaaatttcccccaaaaaatatcatatgGCCCAAATCCAAATTAAAAGAACTTGTTAGTTTCAAGTATTGTATGGTTAAAAGAAAGGCTCTTTGACAACCTCTTACCTAACATATTATGCTACTTAAttgacataaaataataataattaggatTCAAACGAGGATATCATAaatctaaaacataaaatcgCCAATCACAGTCATTTCCTTGAACCAAGGGACAAATTTAGATTGGACTTTGTGGATAATACATTTGTACTCCTAGATTAGTCTTTGTTATCTAAAACTCCTTATACAATTGACTTTTAAAGCCAAACAATCTTTTTATGTTCCAAGAAAAACGTTGATTGTTTAAAAGCTTTCTTACACTAGAATATTATGTGACACATTccctaaatccatcaacaatcTCTATGTTGCTCCCATGTGTCACACCTTTTTTGTAAGGAATTTTGTTAATCTAAATTCTCACAATTATGGATCTAAGGGTGTGGTTTAATAGTCAATGATGTGGTTTTTTTCTATATGTTCTAGTCATGATGAACAAAATTACCTATCAAAGCGCATGCAAGTTGACCCGAACacttatcaaaataatttttaaaaaatctcatTATTCGTACAATAaatggaggggggggggggggggNNNNNNGAGTCAAATTTGTCATCTACtatgcaaaaataaataaatttaacccTCCGTTATATTGTTCGAGTTAAATTACCCCCGTCATTAATTACCTAAATGATTCAAATATACTCTTCCTATTTTTGGCTGTCCAAGATGAACATTCAATCCCGCGTGATACTGAcattttgatgaaataaacgctAGAGATAAATGTCACGTCAACGTCCCTAACCCGTTTTACCCCTTCCTATAGTAAATCAATTGTACACTCAATCAAGATTTTTGACATGCTTAATGTGCTCTACCTAACTTTCGGTGGTATTAAATAGGTTGGgaaagtttataaagttttgaGGCTTTAAAGCAACTAGTTCCTATTTGAATTTTGGGGTTAACCAGTTTAAGTCATAATCACAATTCACTAGTGGCAGCCCTTTAATTGCTGGAGCAGGCTTCATTTTGGGCCCACAAAGCTATGAAAACTTGAATGAGAAAGCTCAGGCCCAGAGTACTAATGGGCCCATCTCTTATgacttttttttgttcaaaaagtCAAAACTTGTGTGTGAGTTTGTTTAATTTTCAATAGAgctaagaaaatttaatttaatgaaataGTTTCTGTAGTTATGTCTTCGTAGGGATACCCCTTCGGTGTGAAAAAATTCTTGGTACGAAGTGTTTTTCCTTGAATGGGGCCTTACGCAATGCAAATTCAGATTAGTCTGGCTCCAATGTGAGTACTAGGCACCggatgaaaaatcaaaaaaaaaaaaacaagagataCTCCGAATGGGACCCTATGAGGtgcaaattcaaattagtcagGCTCCAATGTGGGTAACGGACATCggatgaaaaacaaaaaagaaaaagaaaaagagagataCCCTTCAATCTCAATttagatacaaaatttatttctaaaaagcTTAAAGATTTTACATCCgcattcaaaatcaaaattaataaatttgaaagatattatatatattgagacagatgaagtaatatatatcataaattcataatgtttaaaataatataggtaATTTGTTACACAGTGTTAATTAGTCTAGCTAGCCCCCAAGCTTTATTTTCAACCAAGNACACAATGCAAATTCAGATTAGTCTGGCTCCAATGTGAGTACTAGACACCGGATgagaaatcaaaaaaaaaaaaacaagagataCCCCGAATGGGACCCTATGAGGTGCAAATTCAGATTAGTCAGGCTTCAATGTGGGTAACGGACATCGGatggaaaaacaaaaaagaaaaagaaaaagagagataCCCTTCAATCTCAACgtagatacaaaatttatttctatAAAGCTTGAAGATTTTATATCCgcattcaaaatcaaaattaataaatttgaaagatattatatatattgagaCAGATGgagttatataaatatattataaattcataatgtttaaaataatatagataatTTGTTACACAGTGTTAATTAATCTAGCTAGCCCCCAAGCTTTATTTTCAACCAAGTGACCAACTTTATAACATCAAGCATTAAACTAACCCCCAACTCCTTGCAACGTACTAGTATATAATAACATCAATTATGACATCAATGTCATAAACTATAGTCTTCaagatttttcataaaagaggcacataaacatatattataGGTTTGTCCCTCAATAAGCACacgtttataaaaaaaacatctaTAAGTATATAGTATATAGCATCTACATTAGCACCATATATATGGACAAGAAACATTTCTATACTCAAAATAGGCTAAGGGTATAGTCATTATACTTATCTCTAACCTCTTCAACTAACCATACCTATAAGcaccttgaattttttttattatgtgcTCACACAACTGATGTGaaactttttttaatctaagataataaataaaaaatgaaccCAAAAGTGTAAATTTGGATATATAATTGTTATACCAAAAAATATCATTAAcaatattaacttaattatcgctaaatatatatttttagcagCAATAACACTCTTTGTGAAAAGTCACTAAAGCATATAGTGACATTAAAttcaatgacaattaactaatgtcgaTAAAAGCAATTTAACActcttttttattatgtatatttgctgctgctaaaaactatttttatagTAGTGAATACATAAGTAGGTAATCTATTAATTTTGTTTGGCTTGTCGGTGAGGGAAAAATAGTTTTTGCATCATTAATTAAAGCAACAATTGGTTTGagattttaaattataagttCTTCTAGAATCTACACATTATTTTATACGTATGGAATATCAAGTTAATAACTACATTATTACTCATCGCAAAACAAGATTTACATGACCATTTACGTCATAAGCAATTTGTATTATTCGAAAAATGTATACGAAACTAAGTTATTGTAACCTTTTACGTATGTCCATTTGACTCTAACACCACAACTAAAAACCAAATCGCAAACTCCCACCTTCCATCCATACATCTCGTTAGCAATGTGTTCTGAGTATGGCACGTATCTTTTTGTTTGTGTCAAAGCCGTTTAATAGCTCACGTAAAAGGGATATATACAGAGAACCTATTGTTAATAAAACCTTCAGTCGGTTTTACTAATAGATTGATACaagacataaattttattttattttattttatattgtgtAGAAAAGGAGAAGGGAATGTAGCAACATTCAACATCCCTCTAAAGCCCTAATAAATTTTGGTGGTTGTTAGTTTAGATTTGTTCCACAAGTTTTGGCTCTCCACGTGTCCTCCTGCAATTTTTGACtaatttagtgaaatataatAGAAGTACCTACCCATCCCTACCCCTTTAATCCAGGACATGGGTGACAGTACTACATTAATAGGAGTatggtgaattttttttttataagttatatatattgaagtctgactaatataaaattttatcaaGAAATCAGATGTAagaagataaatgtttcatatCTATCAactttattcttaaaatttgaaatctctaatataaaaaaaatgttatggcatttcaaaaaggaaaaatgtcaTAAACGTATAATTACCTAATttacattataaaaatatagtcCAAAGTTACatacaaacaaaacaaaatttggtATACAACTATATACATATGGTATACCATCttatacaaaaatttcaaatgtttttattttcaaaaatgtttAAAACTTTTACATAGAATATCACACAGAATTATAAAAGGTATTTATATGTATCCACATAcaatataaactaaaaaaatacgAATCAAGTGAATTAAAAGAGAGGGAATACCTAATCGGATTGTAaaaatgaacttgaattttgttAACATGTTAATCAATTTTGATTAAACATTTATGCCTTAAAAAATTCTTCAATAAACAAAATTTGGCTATGCTCAGCCTTAACTTCCTCTAGGAGCATATTATATTTAAGATGTTCTATAAAAACTAGACGATTCTATATTTGGTCAAATACCTAGAGATTAACTCTtatatttctttcattatttctgAACAAGTTCGACTTCTTACTTTTCATGGAGAATTAAATCCAGTAAGTAAGGAAGTGTGGCTGACTAATATTTTTCCTCAAAGTTATATTTTGGCTTTTACTCAAAATCATTATCAATCAAATGTCCGAtagaatataatttcaaaattaccaTCCCTTCATAACTCTGcttcaaaatcaaataattatcGGTACATATAACTTAAATCAGAATTAAAATAACTGCTATGGTAGCCTGATATTCATTCCATATGTCCACACTATTATTTAATGGAAGTGATTCATTTTGTTTATAAGCtattaattactatataataaagtatggagtaatattgaataaaatatagttgaataacaaGTTTTTTCTCTCATCCTTTAAAGCTCATGAATCCAACAATGCTAAAAAATTCCTAAAATATCAAAGTCATATATATCCATCCGTATACGAAACTTCATTAGAATTGAATAGTATTCCTTCAATTattctaatttatatggcagTTTGAGTAAATacgaaatttaattttcaaaaagaaaaaaaatatctaaaatttctAGTTTAAATagattatagaaatttatataagtataaatcatatcattaaaaataaatttaaaaaatatataattaaaatatttttgaactaaaaaagaaaatatgatacATCAGTTAATTAATAGGAGGGAGTATTTTTTGAACCTGTGTACATATGCATCATGAATGGATGTCACAAACTGGGGTACGTACTATATCAAGTACCAAACAACCTCCAAGCTCCCAACCTTCTGATGGGAACAACTCTTACATACTCCCTTACAAAATTATCCTTTTgtttttggtatttttattgGAGCTcgaccaaattcaaattcacatATTATAGGGTCCATTCCTATTGGTGACAattctaacaaaaataatattatattcttaagCGCTTGAAAACACTGAAAATTCTGAATAAGAATAAATGAATCTTAACTATcccatcacaattcatattGATTCCGTACAAATTATGTCAAGTGCATTGAATGCTCTGGAAGGCAGATGGCAAAAAAACAGATGgaagtaaattaattaattaagatagGTGAAGTGTTGCTTTTCTCACTCTTTTACTCTATTTTGGAGTACTATGTAGTAATTCACATAAGCCATGATATTTTTGCCTTATAAATAGTGCTCCAAATATCCCTATTTTTCCatctcaactttacttataatTTGTTAGCAGTACATCTATATCCTCTCACAATTAGAATTCACTTTCTTTGCTTAATTAAGTCCAACCatggagttgaagtttcttCACATCCTTACATATCTTTCAGTAAGTTCTAATTACTTTATAATTacactattattatttatgtaNTTTATATAAGTATAAATcatatcattaaaaataaatttaaaaaatatataattaaaatatttttgaactaaaaaagaaaatatgatacATCAATTAATTAATAGGAGGGAGTATTTTTTGAACCTGTGTACATATGCATCATGAATGGATGTCACAAACTGGGGTACGTACTATATCAAGTACCAAACAACCTCCAAGCTCCCAACCTTCTGATGGGAACAACTCTTACATACTTACAAAATTATCTTTTCgtttttggtatttttattgGAGCTcgaccaaattcaaattcacatATTATAGGGCCCATTTCTATTGGTGACACttctaacaaaaataatattctattCTTAAGCGCTTGAAAACACTGAAAATTCTGAATAAGAATGGATGAATCTTAACTATcccatcacaattcatattGATTCCGTACAAATTATGTCAAGTGCATTGAATGCTCTGGAAGGCAGATGGCAAAAAAACAGATGGaaggaaattaattaattaagatagGTGAAGTGTTGCTTTTCTCACTCTTTTACTCTATTTTGGAGTACTATGTAGTAAGACAGATAAGCCATGATATTTTTGCCTTATAAATAGTGCTCCAAATATCCCTATTTTTCCatctcaactttacttataatTTGTTAGCAGTACATCTATATCCTCTCACAATTAGAATTCACTTTCTTTGCTTAATTAAGTCCAACCatggagttgaagtttcttCACATCCTTACATATCTTTCAGTAAGTTCTAATTACTTTATAATTacactattattatttatgtaaattatttttaaagaagctaattttatttttttaaatattttagttgGCACTAGTGGCAAGTCATGCAGCTCTTCCTGTTACATATTGGACTACTAAGCTGCCTAATACTCCCATGCCAAAGGCAATCAAAGAATCTCTCCAGCCTTCTGGTAATTAATTAGTCTATcaaataattagaattaatccattatatattttcttacaaatccttatgtgtatatatagaacttccaaggtttaatattttttttttggtttcaataATCTGCAAATTAACTTGTATACACTGACATATAacaattatttatcatttttctctcATATTTGTCAATTTCTTTCCAACAACAGAAAACTGTTTCTCTTCTATTTAAAAACAGTTTTATGGCAAACaccatattttttcaaaataagtgatttttggCCTAGCAATGCCAAACAAGATCTTATTATTACTATGAAAATTTTATGGtaattatattatacataaaaatattgtatatcAAAAAATCTATGTTATACACAATTATTGTATGATTAAAGATTCTTTATACTATTACTATCACTTAAACTAGTACtataataacaattttttaCGTTGTTTTTCCCAAGTATTAGAACAAATATTcgataaatgttttttttttattatatatatatttaactaacaaatataattattatttctgTAGGATTAACAGAAGACAAAAGCACTTCAGTAAATGTAGGCAAAGGTGGAGTAAACGTCGGAGTCAACAAGGGTCACCCTTCCGGCGGAACAAACGTTAACGTTGGAGGCCATAAAGGCGGCGTTAACGTAGACACTCCAGGTGGGACCCACGTAGGCGTTGGTAAAGGAGGAGTTGGCGTCACAACCCCCGGCCACCACGGAAAACCACCAGTCTCCGTGGGTGTCCACCCTGGACCGTCACCGTTTATTTACAATTACGCGGCGAAAGACGATCAACTTAACGATAACCCTAACGTGGCATTATTTTTCCTGGAAAAAGATTTGCATCAAGGAAGTAACATGAACTTGCAGTTTGTGAAAAATGCTAATGGAGCTTCTTTTTTGCCTCGTGAAGAGGCGGATTCGATTCCGTTTAGCTCAGAGAAGATGCCGGAAATTCTTAATCAGTTTTCAGTTGATCCGGATAGTGAAGAGGGTCAGATTATGAAGCAGACTGTACAAGAATGTGAAGAGCCAGGTATACTctcttcgtttcaatttatgtgacagttatttgatttgatacggaatttaaaaaagaaagatacaCTTTGAAATTTGTAGTCTAAAATAAGCGGGAAATGTTTATCTGACTATTAAATCTTTTTATTAAGTGTTAAATAAAGTTACTAAATTATTACTTCCTCcctcccattttatgtgaggtaatCTGACTCGACACAGACTtttaaaaagaaaggaagatttTTAAACTCGTGattcaaaatgaatgatagaaatttgtgtggctgtaaaggataaaatagacattttataattaaattattacttaatatagaaatgtgtcattcttttttgaactgactaaaaagaaaaataaatcacGGGACAGaaagaattaaagaaagaaaggtAAGTAGGTAAATTAAGAAAAGGGAGTAATATTCTTATATTGATTATTCATGTATATACGATAGTAATTGCATAAATAGTATTTACATTATCGACATTCAATTAAATGCATCACTATAAAGACTAATATATAGGTActagatcaatttttttaaaaaatgtatcatAATTAGGGTAGTAAATTTGCTTCTGACAACttataaatgcaatttaacTTATAATGGAATATTATCACTCTATTAttcatgaaattaaaatatatacacaaaaactTGAACACTTTTTACCatacttcctccgtttcaattttttttattttaatacaaaatttaataaagtaaaaaagcAATTTTAATATTGTGACTTGATAcggagtttaaaatattttatgtaggtattaaaggagaagagaagtatTGTGCAACTTCATTAGAATCCATGGTTGATTTCACCACATCAAAGTTAGGAAAGAAAGTGCAACCATTATCAACAGAGACACAAAATGAAAACACACAAATGCAAAAATACACAATCCTAGGAGCCAAGAAAATGGGAAACAATAATGACAAATCAGTAGTTTGTCACAAACAAAACTATGCCTATGCAGTATTCTATTGTCACAAAACAGAAACAACAGAGTCTTACATGGTATCATTAGTTGGTGCTGATGGAACAAAAGTTAAGGCTGTAGCTGTTTGTCACAAAGACACATCACAATGGAACCCAAAACATTTGGCTTTCAAAGTTCTTAAGGTTACACCTGGATCTGTCCCTGTTTGTCATTTCCTTCCACAAGATCACATTGTTTGGGTCCCTAAGAACTAGAATATCATATTATTAGATGACATATGTTTAATTGTCTTCTAAATATTTGGGTtgttaattttatgtattatgtaaTAATAC
The Solanum stenotomum isolate F172 chromosome 12, ASM1918654v1, whole genome shotgun sequence DNA segment above includes these coding regions:
- the LOC125847671 gene encoding BURP domain protein RD22-like isoform X2, which produces MELKFLHILTYLSLALVASHAALPVTYWTTKLPNTPMPKAIKESLQPSGLTEDKSTSVNVGKGGVNVGVNKGHPSGGTNVNVGGHKGGVNVDTPGGTHVGVGKGGVGVTTPGHHGKPPVSVGVHPGPSPFIYNYAAKDDQLNDNPNVALFFLEKDLHQGSNMNLQFVKNANGASFLPREEADSIPFSSEKMPEILNQFSVDPDSEEGQIMKQTVQECEEPGIKGEEKYCATSLESMVDFTTSKLGKKVQPLSTETQNENTQMQKYTILGAKKMGNNNDKSVVCHKQNYAYAVFYCHKTETTESYMVSLVGADGTKVKAVAVCHKDTSQWNPKHLAFKVLKVTPGSVPVCHFLPQDHIVWVPKN